From one Paenibacillus sp. FSL K6-1330 genomic stretch:
- a CDS encoding response regulator transcription factor, protein MVKIKVLLADDQELILESLHIVLSMEEDLEIVGLAKNGEEAMKGCEQFMPDIVLMDVNMPVMDGVAATALIKERIPATKIIMLTSYKEVEYVLAALSYGAEGYLLKALHPKDLAAGIRVVQAGGTLISQEMASKMIKSINNTTPAKNNEFGLTAREIEVLHKLASGLRNQDIAEALYLSEGTVKNYISTIYSKLNVKGRREAARKARDSGIMDH, encoded by the coding sequence ATGGTGAAAATTAAAGTGCTGCTTGCTGATGATCAAGAGTTAATTCTCGAGAGCTTACATATCGTCCTGTCCATGGAAGAGGATTTGGAAATTGTCGGTTTAGCCAAGAATGGGGAAGAAGCAATGAAGGGCTGCGAGCAGTTTATGCCGGATATTGTGTTGATGGATGTCAACATGCCAGTCATGGACGGCGTTGCCGCAACGGCCCTGATTAAAGAACGAATACCTGCAACCAAAATCATCATGCTGACTTCCTATAAGGAAGTAGAATATGTGTTAGCGGCGTTAAGCTATGGAGCAGAAGGTTATCTGCTCAAAGCTCTTCATCCCAAAGACCTGGCTGCAGGCATACGGGTGGTTCAGGCGGGAGGGACTTTAATCTCGCAGGAAATGGCGAGTAAAATGATCAAGAGCATCAACAATACCACCCCTGCGAAAAATAATGAATTCGGGCTCACTGCCCGTGAAATAGAAGTGCTGCATAAGCTGGCTTCTGGCCTGCGTAATCAAGACATTGCCGAGGCGCTGTATCTTAGTGAAGGGACGGTTAAAAATTATATATCAACGATTTATTCGAAGCTGAATGTGAAAGGAAGGCGGGAGGCCGCCCGTAAAGCCCGAGATTCGGGAATTATGGATCATTAA
- a CDS encoding aldo/keto reductase, translated as MHSVTLNNGVKMPIIGFGVYQVPDAEECENAVYEALMAGYRLIDTAAGYLNEEAVGDAIKRSGVPREELFITTKLWVQDAGYESAKLAFAKSMKKLQLDYLNLYLIHQPFGDYYGACRAMEDLYREGKIKAIGVSNFLPDRLMDLIVHNEIVPAVNQIETHPFYQQIESAAFMKKQGVQHQSWAPFAEGLNNMFGNEVLASIAEKHNKPVAQVVLRWLVQRGVVAIPKSVRKERIVENFDIFDFELSTDDIEQISTLDTRESLFLSYRDPEVAKMMGNWRVDL; from the coding sequence ATGCATTCCGTAACATTGAACAATGGTGTAAAAATGCCGATCATCGGCTTTGGTGTCTATCAAGTTCCGGATGCTGAAGAATGCGAGAACGCGGTATATGAAGCGCTGATGGCCGGTTACCGCCTGATCGACACCGCCGCCGGTTATCTGAACGAGGAAGCGGTCGGAGACGCGATTAAGCGCAGCGGTGTGCCGCGTGAGGAGTTGTTCATCACGACCAAGCTTTGGGTTCAGGATGCCGGCTACGAGAGTGCCAAGCTGGCGTTTGCTAAATCCATGAAGAAGCTGCAGCTCGACTATCTCAATCTATACCTTATTCATCAGCCGTTCGGCGATTACTACGGCGCTTGTCGTGCGATGGAAGACCTGTACCGTGAAGGCAAGATCAAGGCGATCGGTGTCAGCAACTTCCTGCCCGACCGTCTGATGGACCTCATCGTGCATAACGAAATCGTGCCCGCCGTCAACCAGATCGAAACGCACCCGTTCTACCAGCAGATCGAGAGCGCCGCTTTTATGAAAAAGCAGGGTGTTCAACACCAGTCGTGGGCCCCGTTCGCTGAAGGACTTAACAACATGTTCGGCAACGAAGTGCTGGCCTCGATCGCAGAAAAACACAACAAGCCCGTCGCCCAGGTAGTCCTGCGCTGGCTTGTTCAGCGTGGAGTCGTTGCTATTCCAAAATCGGTGCGCAAAGAGCGGATCGTCGAAAACTTCGACATTTTCGATTTTGAGTTGAGCACGGACGATATCGAACAAATTTCCACTCTCGATACGCGGGAAAGTCTTTTCTTATCGTACCGCGATCCGGAAGTCGCCAAGATGATGGGCAACTGGAGAGTCGATCTGTAA
- a CDS encoding ParB N-terminal domain-containing protein — translation MIYGSTKCAIEYAQRGAIDEWIQLFLRNDGGNVALADGLLEKKRYYIGPVVTDISEFGIEEGAPSYLTKENDIAWFFHVVDKMKNAYGDWDFPPLIVFYSAGKYEIADGRHRNEAFRQMKIKQVPVIFWTDTEGDFHYMIEHISSMKMNFG, via the coding sequence ATGATATATGGCAGTACAAAATGTGCAATTGAATATGCCCAACGTGGTGCAATTGATGAGTGGATTCAGTTATTTCTTAGAAATGACGGAGGAAATGTTGCATTGGCAGACGGGTTATTGGAGAAGAAGAGGTACTATATCGGTCCTGTTGTAACGGATATATCGGAGTTTGGAATTGAAGAAGGTGCTCCATCGTATCTGACTAAAGAGAATGATATAGCATGGTTTTTCCATGTCGTCGATAAAATGAAGAATGCATATGGTGATTGGGATTTTCCGCCACTAATCGTCTTTTATTCCGCTGGCAAATATGAAATCGCTGATGGGCGTCACCGTAATGAAGCATTTCGACAAATGAAAATAAAACAAGTACCGGTTATTTTTTGGACCGATACTGAGGGAGATTTTCATTATATGATAGAGCATATTTCATCTATGAAAATGAACTTTGGATGA
- a CDS encoding erythromycin esterase family protein, whose amino-acid sequence MFHRRNPINTIQFGQYAPASKLETAMKDNQTPLQWLEKNASKLTTTEPRASLEDLQPLKEMIGSASIVGLGEASHGMHEIFTMKHRIVQYMVTELGFTNLVLEENWGKGLMLDQYVLTGKGHPDKILSPVFNNKEMTQMLEWIRDYNANPKHPNKVRVIGMDQKKLDEHVFNKISDYIQQYHPDLISQLNDKMKELISATKDEGSFEKLPKDEKEKHLSNARSIIELLEKNKANAGKQKEAYAWALHSARIIEQFIHMLSAEQQPEFFLRHDIAMYENAKWTQEQWGKTIVWGHNGHISKTNTLPFVYPEMSGQHLAKHYGDKYVSIGTSIHSGSCNVVNESGKFGPYGTVRIDDPNSINYTVGQVKHDQFFVDLRKASGSVKTWLDVTRPLFAGITKLRPEVPLFVDAAFGKTFDIFFYIKKVTPSQMNE is encoded by the coding sequence TTGTTCCACAGAAGAAATCCCATCAACACCATCCAGTTCGGGCAATACGCGCCTGCATCTAAACTTGAAACTGCCATGAAGGACAACCAGACTCCATTACAGTGGCTGGAGAAGAATGCAAGCAAATTAACAACAACAGAGCCTCGTGCTTCTTTGGAAGATTTACAACCACTTAAAGAGATGATAGGATCTGCTTCTATTGTTGGTTTAGGCGAAGCTTCTCATGGCATGCATGAAATATTCACGATGAAACACCGTATCGTACAGTATATGGTTACGGAATTGGGGTTTACAAACCTTGTCTTAGAGGAGAACTGGGGGAAAGGATTGATGCTTGATCAATATGTTCTTACAGGTAAAGGGCATCCAGACAAAATTCTTAGCCCCGTGTTTAACAATAAAGAAATGACGCAAATGTTGGAATGGATTCGTGACTACAATGCCAATCCCAAACATCCCAACAAAGTACGTGTAATCGGGATGGATCAAAAAAAATTAGATGAACATGTGTTTAACAAAATTTCGGACTATATCCAACAATATCATCCGGATTTGATTTCTCAATTAAATGACAAAATGAAAGAGCTTATTTCCGCAACAAAAGATGAAGGAAGTTTTGAGAAACTGCCGAAAGATGAGAAAGAAAAGCATCTTTCCAATGCCCGGTCTATTATTGAGCTGCTAGAAAAAAATAAAGCTAATGCCGGCAAGCAAAAAGAAGCTTACGCATGGGCATTGCATAGCGCCCGTATTATCGAGCAATTTATTCATATGCTTTCAGCTGAACAACAGCCGGAGTTCTTCTTAAGACATGATATTGCAATGTATGAAAATGCGAAGTGGACACAAGAACAATGGGGGAAAACCATTGTATGGGGTCATAACGGACATATATCCAAAACCAATACTCTTCCATTCGTATATCCGGAGATGTCAGGACAACATTTGGCTAAACATTACGGCGACAAATACGTATCCATCGGGACTTCAATCCATTCAGGTTCATGTAACGTTGTTAATGAAAGCGGCAAATTCGGTCCTTACGGAACGGTTAGAATCGATGACCCCAATAGCATTAACTATACCGTCGGACAAGTCAAACATGATCAATTTTTTGTAGACTTGCGCAAAGCAAGCGGTTCGGTGAAAACTTGGTTAGATGTAACCCGTCCTCTATTTGCCGGAATAACAAAATTGAGACCTGAAGTACCTTTGTTTGTAGACGCTGCATTCGGCAAGACATTTGACATCTTTTTCTATATCAAAAAGGTCACTCCATCACAAATGAATGAATAA
- a CDS encoding GNAT family N-acetyltransferase, which translates to MNTKRITRPEELENAFLIRKKVFVDEQGVPLKDEFDEFDALNGQCEYILAYYNGQPIGTGRIRILDGIGKLERICILEPYRKFGIGKKIISALEEIAVEKGNHQVKLHGQTQAEGFYRKLGYQTSSAEFIEDGIPHIVMIKDILSQ; encoded by the coding sequence GTGAACACAAAAAGAATCACACGACCTGAGGAATTAGAAAATGCATTCTTAATTAGAAAGAAAGTATTTGTTGATGAACAGGGCGTACCACTTAAAGATGAATTTGATGAATTTGATGCGCTGAATGGACAATGTGAATATATACTCGCCTATTACAATGGGCAACCAATTGGCACAGGAAGGATTCGCATTCTTGATGGAATAGGTAAATTAGAACGAATCTGTATTTTAGAGCCATACCGGAAATTTGGGATTGGGAAAAAAATCATTTCCGCATTAGAAGAAATCGCTGTTGAAAAAGGAAATCATCAAGTTAAATTGCACGGGCAAACTCAGGCAGAGGGGTTTTATAGAAAACTTGGCTATCAGACTTCATCAGCTGAATTTATTGAGGATGGTATCCCTCATATTGTAATGATTAAAGATATTCTTTCACAATAA
- a CDS encoding DJ-1/PfpI family protein: protein MKTKITGVILYPLFSEYELTVALSILKQGDHPIKTIGITSAPIIGESDLTCISDTTIYDVDINTLDSLLLPGCMDISTLYDNEDLIDFINKCSLYNKDLVIAAISSSPYLLAKAGLLEDRKYTIGMYEEQRKETGFFKEENYCNDLVVQDGKILTARGRGFIEFGERFGQLLKLDFDSNWYHGV from the coding sequence ATGAAAACAAAAATAACAGGTGTGATTTTATACCCTTTGTTTAGTGAATATGAATTAACCGTTGCCCTTTCCATTCTTAAGCAGGGAGATCACCCGATAAAGACGATAGGGATTACTTCAGCACCAATAATAGGTGAATCGGACCTAACTTGCATTTCTGATACAACGATCTATGATGTCGATATCAATACGCTAGATAGTCTATTACTTCCAGGATGTATGGATATTTCAACGCTGTATGATAATGAAGATCTGATAGACTTTATAAATAAATGTTCCCTTTATAATAAGGATCTTGTAATTGCAGCAATCTCAAGTTCTCCATATCTATTAGCAAAAGCAGGATTGTTAGAAGATCGTAAATACACAATTGGCATGTATGAAGAACAGAGAAAGGAAACAGGTTTTTTTAAAGAAGAGAATTATTGTAATGATCTTGTAGTCCAAGATGGGAAGATACTGACTGCAAGAGGAAGAGGGTTTATTGAATTCGGTGAGAGATTTGGACAATTATTGAAGTTGGATTTCGATTCCAATTGGTATCATGGAGTATAA
- a CDS encoding sensor histidine kinase, whose protein sequence is MRKILSFMDWGIFALRLYHYILLFSRVLAVNEFSNRTLLNVIWLSIALVVPLLFWFPGRRMNKVWFCILELLLGGSYYVNSVIHPDLTSKADYLLPSLTMGYLLTKQTLWIIPVVVFIPFSFQSSLRLSWEKTLGIGTDNLLFCFIGMWASFVANAYDQKNKLVAEVEHQNKLLTHYSAEIEKMTLLEERNRMSKELHDTLGHSFISLILSLDASIALMDSKPAEAKDRLIRLRTLAEKNLDEMRNVVHEMGEEEDSSLIRQVESLVVRFREHTGTALTLSLPETERSIRFEVRQAVLRVIQESFTNALKHGQATQLHLELRFSESHLQLSVRNDGKPIDKLNYGFGLTTMNHRVERLGGSLHLTSGEGTPAITEVRCEIPLKGVIPHGEN, encoded by the coding sequence ATGAGAAAAATATTATCTTTCATGGATTGGGGTATATTCGCTCTTCGTTTATACCATTATATTTTGCTGTTCTCCCGGGTTTTGGCAGTAAATGAGTTTTCGAACCGAACGTTATTAAACGTGATCTGGCTGAGCATAGCTCTTGTCGTCCCGTTGCTGTTCTGGTTTCCTGGGCGCCGAATGAACAAAGTCTGGTTTTGCATACTGGAGCTATTGCTTGGCGGTTCTTATTATGTGAATTCTGTCATTCATCCGGATCTGACTTCAAAAGCGGACTATTTACTGCCGAGTCTTACAATGGGGTACTTATTGACTAAGCAAACCCTTTGGATCATTCCCGTCGTTGTTTTCATTCCTTTTTCCTTTCAGTCTTCTCTAAGATTATCTTGGGAGAAAACCCTAGGTATTGGAACAGACAATCTGCTGTTCTGCTTCATCGGCATGTGGGCAAGCTTCGTAGCCAATGCGTATGATCAGAAGAATAAACTGGTAGCCGAAGTGGAGCATCAAAATAAGCTCTTAACTCACTACTCGGCCGAGATCGAGAAAATGACTTTGCTTGAAGAACGCAACCGCATGTCCAAGGAGCTTCATGATACACTGGGGCATTCCTTTATCTCACTCATCCTGAGCCTTGATGCTTCTATTGCCCTTATGGATAGCAAGCCTGCCGAGGCCAAAGATCGGTTAATTCGCTTAAGAACATTGGCTGAGAAAAATCTGGACGAAATGAGGAACGTCGTACACGAAATGGGGGAAGAAGAGGACTCAAGTCTGATCCGACAGGTTGAATCCCTTGTGGTCCGTTTCCGGGAGCACACGGGTACGGCCCTGACTTTGAGTCTGCCGGAGACAGAGCGGTCCATACGTTTTGAAGTACGGCAAGCGGTCCTTCGGGTCATCCAGGAATCCTTTACAAACGCACTAAAACATGGACAGGCAACTCAACTGCATTTGGAGCTTAGATTTTCTGAGAGCCATCTGCAATTGTCCGTTCGAAATGACGGCAAACCGATCGACAAGCTAAATTATGGCTTCGGCTTGACCACGATGAATCATCGGGTCGAGCGGTTGGGAGGCAGCCTACACCTAACATCTGGAGAGGGAACTCCAGCGATAACCGAAGTCAGATGCGAAATCCCGCTGAAAGGAGTGATTCCACATGGTGAAAATTAA
- a CDS encoding erythromycin esterase family protein: protein MKKKMVIAIAASMITLTSFTGGTNATLKAEASVTAPYNTNQIAEQIKWLEKHAMPLKTTDPTASLHDLTPLKNMVGSATIVGLGEATHGAHEVFTMKHRIVNYLVHGMGFNALVLEEGWDRALGLDRYVLTGKGDPSQYLSPVFNTKEIIDLLQWIRQYNADPKHKSKIRIIGMDVQTVNKNVYNNIIEYVKKHDPKLVTRFEKKMEGLIPVTKDIDTFGNLKKERKEQYVSDAKQISALLEQNKSKLNGKSQEFAWIKQNARIIEQFTTMAASYPDNQEDFYLKHDIAMYENAKWTEEHVGKTIVWGHNGHVSKTNMIPFVYPKVAGQHLAEHYGKRYVSIGTSVYEGRYNVYNSNQEYGPYGTLKLDDPNSYNYSFGQVNYDQYFVDLRKASGVTKTWLNEQHPVFAGITTVGPDIPTTVDLSLGKTFDIIVQIQKVNPSQLNP, encoded by the coding sequence ATGAAAAAGAAAATGGTTATCGCAATTGCTGCTTCGATGATCACACTGACTAGTTTTACAGGAGGTACTAATGCGACTTTGAAAGCAGAAGCTTCTGTTACAGCTCCCTACAACACAAATCAAATAGCCGAACAGATTAAATGGTTAGAAAAGCATGCAATGCCATTAAAGACAACGGATCCAACAGCATCTCTTCATGATTTAACTCCACTTAAGAATATGGTAGGATCAGCTACAATTGTTGGTTTAGGTGAAGCGACGCATGGAGCTCACGAAGTTTTTACCATGAAACATCGCATTGTTAATTATTTGGTACATGGAATGGGCTTTAACGCCTTAGTGTTAGAAGAGGGATGGGACAGAGCATTGGGACTCGATCGCTATGTTCTTACGGGTAAAGGGGACCCAAGCCAATATCTATCGCCAGTATTTAACACGAAAGAAATCATAGATCTACTTCAATGGATACGCCAATATAATGCTGATCCAAAGCATAAATCCAAAATACGGATCATTGGGATGGATGTACAAACAGTAAACAAGAATGTTTACAACAATATCATAGAGTATGTAAAGAAACATGATCCAAAACTTGTAACCCGTTTCGAAAAAAAGATGGAAGGCCTTATTCCTGTAACAAAGGATATAGATACCTTTGGCAACCTTAAGAAAGAAAGAAAAGAGCAATATGTTTCAGATGCGAAACAAATCAGTGCTTTATTAGAACAAAATAAAAGTAAGCTGAATGGAAAATCCCAAGAGTTCGCATGGATCAAACAAAATGCTCGTATTATCGAGCAATTTACGACAATGGCAGCTTCATATCCTGATAACCAGGAAGACTTTTATTTGAAACATGATATTGCCATGTATGAAAATGCGAAGTGGACAGAAGAACATGTAGGAAAAACAATCGTGTGGGGCCATAATGGACACGTTTCGAAAACAAACATGATCCCTTTCGTGTACCCTAAAGTAGCTGGGCAGCATTTAGCAGAACATTATGGAAAACGGTATGTATCCATTGGAACATCTGTCTATGAGGGACGTTACAATGTTTATAACAGTAACCAAGAATATGGGCCGTATGGAACATTAAAATTAGATGACCCGAATAGTTATAACTATTCGTTTGGACAAGTCAATTACGATCAGTATTTTGTTGATTTACGTAAGGCCAGCGGAGTGACAAAAACTTGGCTAAACGAGCAACATCCCGTTTTCGCTGGAATAACTACGGTAGGTCCGGATATCCCAACAACTGTTGATTTATCATTAGGTAAAACATTTGACATCATCGTTCAAATTCAGAAAGTGAATCCATCTCAACTGAATCCATAA
- a CDS encoding type II CAAX endopeptidase family protein has protein sequence MKKKMSENKEMLQNGRNLSARSSFWRFPIVWMIVGAIGIVLIDTLFRQLTERVEGMISLVLTLVTGLLAILVYKLTLTYLARRSTPEIARQRAGIEALLGVLTGTIFIAGSVIIIMALGGYSFQWASSANAGSVLISSIGAALGAAIVEELIFRGLMFQAIDRLGGKSLALAVTSLFFGVAHLGNPGATLYSAFAIALEAGVLLGAAFLWRRNLWFTIGLHFAWNAIEGLLGIPVSGHSAAGLFTVKVNGAALLTGGDFGLEGSIVPVVVSLLISIPMLIWTERNRGVEARNLPVSK, from the coding sequence ATGAAGAAAAAAATGTCTGAAAATAAAGAGATGCTGCAGAATGGCAGGAATTTAAGTGCTCGGAGTTCATTTTGGCGCTTTCCAATCGTCTGGATGATTGTGGGGGCTATCGGTATTGTTCTCATTGATACGTTATTCCGGCAGCTGACAGAGCGAGTAGAGGGGATGATTTCCCTTGTCCTTACACTAGTGACGGGGCTCTTGGCCATCTTGGTTTATAAGCTCACCCTGACATACTTGGCCCGGCGTTCCACTCCAGAGATAGCTAGACAACGCGCAGGGATTGAAGCCTTGCTGGGCGTACTTACCGGGACAATCTTTATCGCAGGCTCCGTCATTATTATTATGGCTCTGGGAGGTTACTCCTTTCAGTGGGCAAGTTCTGCGAATGCGGGTTCTGTTCTAATATCCTCCATTGGAGCAGCTTTAGGAGCAGCCATTGTCGAGGAACTTATCTTTCGTGGACTTATGTTTCAAGCCATTGATAGATTGGGGGGGAAATCGCTCGCACTCGCTGTGACCTCACTATTCTTTGGAGTTGCCCATCTTGGCAATCCAGGGGCAACATTATATAGCGCGTTCGCTATAGCCCTGGAAGCAGGTGTTCTGCTCGGAGCCGCCTTCTTGTGGCGGCGGAACTTGTGGTTTACCATAGGCTTGCATTTTGCTTGGAATGCCATTGAAGGCTTGCTTGGCATTCCTGTTTCTGGGCACTCTGCTGCCGGTCTATTTACTGTAAAGGTGAACGGAGCCGCTCTTCTCACAGGTGGCGATTTTGGACTTGAGGGCTCTATTGTTCCGGTTGTGGTCAGTCTTCTGATCTCCATACCTATGCTAATTTGGACTGAACGGAATCGAGGAGTTGAGGCCCGGAACCTTCCTGTATCAAAGTAA
- a CDS encoding serine hydrolase domain-containing protein yields the protein MKPSVKMCLFMILMILTVSSLTPNITNADSSEKIKKIEQYVEEQKEISKIPGISLVIVEEGKTVYQKGFGYADVKAKTPVTANTLFEIGSTTKAFTGLAILQLEKEGLLKRTDDVRKYIPWLELKYNGEPQTITINQLLYHTSGIASRTIAHIPESNADNALEMNVRTLLNQQLNRKPGSSHEYATLNYDVLGLVIEIVTKQPYDMYIKQQILEPIGMKDSFVGLHQVQSNEMAAGYKIGFMKEQAYTPPIYRGNVPAGYVISNTKDIAKWMNLQLGRDPSHAFDKQIIQESQIPDLSVEPFDKDTYYASGWAVMKKNEKQYIFHAGQNPTFTSYFIMQPDEQLGVAILSNLNTSFTTAIGQGVMDLWEGNDVANTHSSGDQKLDRIVTILCIVVGCFGVMFILLSLRTVSKFVRKQRIRTKLNVKRILLLSVHTLVAAAILTLTLMFPKIFFQGLPLAFIKVWAPTTISVFLYSVIVVNIIYYLIGLLLIFTKKTKLN from the coding sequence ATGAAACCATCAGTAAAAATGTGTTTGTTCATGATTCTTATGATTCTAACGGTTAGTAGTCTCACACCCAATATAACTAACGCCGACTCAAGCGAAAAAATTAAGAAGATCGAACAGTATGTTGAAGAGCAAAAAGAGATCAGCAAAATTCCAGGGATATCGTTAGTAATTGTAGAGGAGGGGAAAACGGTTTATCAAAAAGGCTTCGGGTACGCTGATGTAAAGGCCAAAACACCCGTGACCGCTAATACATTATTTGAAATCGGATCCACAACGAAAGCATTTACGGGTCTTGCCATTCTGCAATTGGAAAAGGAAGGGCTGTTAAAACGGACGGATGACGTTCGAAAGTATATCCCATGGCTAGAGTTAAAATATAATGGAGAGCCGCAAACGATTACTATAAATCAGCTGCTTTATCATACCAGCGGGATCGCTTCTAGAACTATAGCTCATATTCCTGAGAGCAATGCAGATAACGCCCTCGAAATGAACGTAAGAACATTGCTGAACCAGCAATTAAACCGGAAGCCAGGCAGCTCTCATGAATACGCAACGCTCAATTATGATGTCTTGGGACTCGTTATCGAGATCGTAACAAAGCAACCCTATGATATGTATATAAAGCAGCAGATATTAGAGCCGATCGGCATGAAAGACTCGTTTGTTGGGCTGCATCAAGTTCAGTCCAACGAGATGGCAGCCGGCTATAAAATAGGATTCATGAAAGAGCAAGCCTACACGCCGCCCATCTATCGGGGGAATGTACCCGCCGGATACGTTATCAGCAACACGAAAGATATAGCGAAATGGATGAATCTACAGTTAGGAAGAGATCCGAGCCATGCGTTCGACAAACAGATCATTCAAGAATCGCAAATCCCTGATTTGTCGGTGGAACCTTTTGATAAAGACACCTACTATGCCAGCGGATGGGCAGTTATGAAAAAAAACGAAAAACAATATATTTTCCATGCCGGACAGAACCCGACTTTTACCTCGTATTTCATCATGCAGCCCGATGAACAATTAGGGGTAGCCATTCTATCCAATTTGAATACGAGCTTTACGACAGCCATAGGTCAAGGCGTGATGGATCTGTGGGAGGGGAACGACGTTGCGAATACTCATTCCTCCGGCGATCAAAAGTTGGATCGAATCGTGACCATCCTGTGTATCGTCGTCGGCTGTTTCGGAGTAATGTTCATCCTGCTATCGCTAAGAACCGTGAGCAAGTTTGTTCGAAAACAAAGAATACGGACAAAATTAAACGTAAAAAGGATCTTGTTATTATCCGTACATACGTTGGTTGCAGCTGCAATTTTGACACTCACGCTCATGTTTCCGAAAATTTTCTTTCAAGGATTGCCTTTGGCATTTATTAAAGTATGGGCCCCAACGACAATCTCGGTGTTTCTTTATAGTGTCATAGTGGTAAATATCATTTATTATCTGATTGGACTATTGCTTATTTTTACTAAAAAGACGAAATTGAATTGA
- a CDS encoding MarR family transcriptional regulator, giving the protein MREILREVGMIARALDSISNIEFKELDLTKGQYLYLVRICENPGIIQEKLAEMIKVDRTTAARAIQKLEISGFVEKKDDETNKKIKRLFSTEKGKQAYPFLKREGDYSNSVALAGLSEEESETLFHLLHRVRQNIEIEWEFVKKGNKREY; this is encoded by the coding sequence ATGAGGGAAATACTTCGCGAAGTTGGAATGATCGCTAGAGCTTTGGATTCCATAAGCAATATTGAGTTCAAGGAATTAGATCTTACAAAAGGGCAGTACTTATATCTGGTTCGTATATGTGAGAACCCGGGAATTATTCAAGAAAAGCTAGCGGAAATGATAAAGGTGGACCGAACAACTGCAGCACGTGCGATACAAAAACTCGAAATCTCTGGGTTTGTTGAAAAGAAAGACGATGAAACAAACAAAAAAATTAAAAGGCTATTTTCAACTGAAAAGGGTAAGCAAGCATACCCCTTTCTAAAGAGAGAAGGGGATTATTCTAACTCGGTTGCGTTAGCGGGACTTTCTGAAGAAGAATCCGAAACATTGTTTCATCTTCTGCATAGAGTTAGACAAAATATTGAGATCGAGTGGGAATTCGTAAAGAAGGGAAATAAAAGAGAGTACTGA